Genomic window (Sulfurovum sp. NBC37-1):
AGACAAAAGCTAGAGATGTTATGAGCATCTAGGGTTATTAGAGGTGCCCATAGATTATACCAACAGTAGGCTATAATACTCTCCATGAAACAGCAAACAGCACTCAACATCCTCAAGTCAGGCAAAAATGTATTTATGACCGGTTCGGCGGGAACGGGGAAGACCTATCTTTTGAATGAATATACACAATACCTGAAAGAGCGAAGGGTATACCCGACTATTGTGGCGCCTACAGGCATTGCCGCTTCACATTTGGGCGGGCAGACGATTCACTCCTTTTTTGCATTGGGCATTCGTGAGAGCATCGATGAGGGGTATGTGGAATTTTTGCTGGACAAGAAATATCTCAAAAGCCGTTTTTCAAAGCTTGATGTTCTTATCATCGATGAAGTTTCGATGATCTCTCCGGAGCTTTTTTCTTCGATGGATCTGATACTACGAGGGTTCAAGGGGACGGATGTACCGTTTGGCGGAGTGCAGGTTGTGATATCGGGAGATTTCTTTCAGCTGCCTCCTGTGAGCAAAGAACCAAAAGAGAAGCGTTTTGCCTGGCAGTCCCCTGTCTGGAAAGCACTGGACCTGCAGACCTGCTACCTTGAAGAGAAATTCAGGCAGGATGATGCACAACTCATACAGATACTCGATGATATCCGCTCGGGAACTATCAGCAAAAATTCGGAAAAGATGCTTGATGCGCGTATTGAAAAAGCACTGCCTTCGCACTTTAATCCTACCAAACTCTACACGCACAATGTTGATGTCGACCGTATTAACCTCTCTGAACTCGAAAAGCTTGAAGGCGAGGAAAAACTTTTTGTCTATGAATCAAAGGGGAGCCAAAAGAATATTGAAAAGATATTTAAGTCCTCTCTGGTGATGGAGGAGTTGACGTTGAAAAAAGGTGCAGTGGTTATTTTCATCAAGAACAATCCCGAGGCGGGGTATATCAACGGTACTACCGGTACGGTGGAAAGCTTTTCTCCTATAGACAATATGCCTATTGTCCGTACTACTGAGGGCAAAAAGATCAAACTTGATCTAGAAGAGTGGTCACTGGAAAATGACAGTGGCAAAGTACTTGCCACGGTTTCGCAGGTGCCGCTGCGTCTGGCATGGGCGATCACTGTTCATAAGTCACAGGGAATGACCCTCGATGCTGCCGAGATGGATTTGAGCAAGACTTTTGAAGCTGGGCAGGGGTATGTGGCACTTTCGCGTATCAAGAGCATTGAGGGTTTGAGGCTGATGGGTCTGAATCCTATGGCGCTGCGTGTAGACCCGCTCATTTTGCATGTGGACGGGCGCATTAAAGCGGCTTCACAGAAAGCGGAAGAACGTATAGAGAGTCTTTCGCCTGAAGTGCTGGAAAAAACGTTCGATGATCACATTACCCGCTTGGGCGGTATTGTCTCCAAAGAGAAGATTGCTGAAGAGAAGCAGAAGATCAAAGAAGGGAAACCTTCGCATTCCGCATACGTTACGCCTACGCACATCAAGACGAAAAATCTCATTAAAAAGTCAAATACCCTTATGAAATTGGCACAGAACAGAGGTTTGGGCAAAGGTACCATCGTGCAGCATCTGGGTCTGATAAAAGAGGAAGAGCCAGAGTTTGATCTGGAAAAATATAGACCAAAAGATGAGATATTTACACGGGTAGAAGATGCAGCTCTGAAACTGAAAACCAAAAATCTGAAAGAGAATTTTTCCGATAATGGCAGACTGAAGCTCAAGCCTGTGTTTGATGCTCTGAATGGGGAAGTGTGTTATGATGATATACGGGTCTGTATGTTGTTTTTGGAAAGCAATTATCGTTATAATGCTCTGAAATAATTTCTACAGGATGGGTTCAGCATGGTAAAACTTTTTAAACTGCATAAATTTTTTGGGCTTTTAGTCGGGCTGTTCCTTTTGGTGTTGGGGCTTACGGGCTTTTTTATCAACAACAGGCAGTGGAACTTTCTTTACACGACAACAGTTAGGAATGTACCCAACACGACATTGATGGAAGACAAAAAACTTTTTGAAGCGTACTGGATAGACAGTGAAGATACCGACCACATCATTGTTGGCGGAAAACGCGGGATCTTTGAAACGTTTGATGAGGGTGAGACGTACAGTCAAATGACAGACCTGCAGTGTCTGGCCATTAAAACAGATGCCAATGCAAGCTACGCAGCCACCTCCGACGGTATTTATGTACTCAAAGACAATAAGTGGAGCCTGTACGCCCTCCAGGGTAATTATGTCAATGCATTGGCGGTCACCGATAAATATCTGCTTGCAAGTATCGATAAACACAGATTGCTGCTGATCAAAAGAGATGATGCTTCGGTGGTCAGCGATACTGTCGTCAAAATAGATGCATCACAACTACAGGATGACATAACGCTCAAAAAACTGATCAAAGATCTGCATTTCGGACGAGGACTTTTGAACGGAAAGCTCTCTGCACTGCTCAATGACTACGGGGCACTAGCTCTGATTTTCCTATCGCTTAGCGGTTATCTTATCTGGTGGTATATACACCTGAAGAAAAAAGCCGAAATGAGCAGGAAACTCATAAAGTGGCACGCAAACAGTGTGGTTGTCCTGGCATTTATACCTTTGACCATCCTGGCAGTAACAGGAATATTTCTGAACCACTCAGGCGGATTGAAAAAGTTCATGACCGAAACGGTGGTGCCTCACAGTGTTTTACCGCCTGTCTACTCCTCTTTGACCTCCGATATCTGCTCTGTTGATTTTGACGGGACGACTTACCGTATAGGAAACAGGTATGGTGTCTACAAAAGTACTGACCTTAAAAGCTGGAAACAGGAGACAAAAGGTTTCGCCTATCGTATGGCACGGATAGACGGTGTGCTGTATGTAAGTGTGAAAGACGGATCAAACCGTTTTTATGACGGAGTGTGGAAAACCCTGGAAGATGTTCCCTATACGTTCAAGGATGCGTATGACTATGATGATGAGGTCAAGTTTTTTACTTACAAACATTACGAGGGAATGATGCCGGAATTTGAAGATGCCACGCTGTTTTCGACACTTCGGACCATACATGGAGGGGTATTTGTGGCTCCCTGGTGGAAATGGATCAATGATTTTGTCGCCATAGCACTGTTGATACTCGGATTTACCGGTATTTCAAGATGGATTCACAAAAAAAGACTGTTTTCAAAAAGAACGTCAAAGCAGGAATGATGGAACATAAAACAGATAAATGGCTCATATTTTTATACGGTGTCTTTGCTTACATTGTAGGTTTGACAGGACAGATATGGTTCATTCTTTACATCAGTGACTGGAATGTTGTGTCAAACAATGTTGATATGCCGCAGGAAATCTCTTTGGGAACGGCGCTGCTCATTGACATTGCACTGATCCTTCTTTTCGGCCTGCAGCATTCGGGAATGGCGCGCAGAGGGTTCAAGCGTATGGTCACACGAATGATCCCGAAAGTGAGTGAACGCAGTACCTACGTGCTGCTTTCGGGAGTGGTGTTCATTGTCATATGTCTGTACTATCAGCCCATCGACGGATATGTATGGAAAGTTGAAATTGGCTGGCTCAAATGGCTGCTGGAGGCAGGATTTGTTTTTGGCTGGGGTTTATCGGTCTATGCCAGTTTCATCATTAACCATTTCGAGCTTTTTGGTCTGCAGCAGGTCTATTTTTACCTGACAGGCAAAGAGGCAAAACCCATCACATTCAAAGAGAAGCATCTCTACAGATACCTCCGTCATCCCATTCAGCTGGGTGTCTTGATGGGCATGTGGTTCTCGCCTGCAATGAGCTATGGGCATCTGGTACTTTCCATTGGGTTCACGATTTATATTTTCATCGGCCTATACTTTGAAGAGAAAGATCTTGTTAAAGAACTTGGCGAGGCCTATGTGAACTATAAAAAACGGGTGCGTATGATGTGGCCTGTAAGAAGGAAGTAAACGATGAAAGAGTATTTGAAAGAGACACCGTTGGTGAACTACTCCGATGAGCGCATAAAAGCTTTGGCCACACAGTTGGCAGAAGGTGGTAAGAGTGATGACGAGGTGGCCAAGCGCTGTTTCGAATATGTACGAGACCAGATACGCCACAGTGGTGATGCAAAAGATGAGCTCACGACCTATCGTGCAAGTGATGTGTTGAAACATGGAACCGGATGGTGCTATGCCAAAGCGATCCTGCTTGCTGCACTGCTTCGGGCCAACGGCATTCCCACGGCTTTTTGCTATCAGCGTCTGTCCTGCAGCGAGTATGTGGAAGATGTCTACTGCCTGCACGGGCTCAATGCTATTTACCTCAAAGATCACGGCTGGTACAGGGTGGATGCCAGAGGCAATAAGGAGGGCGTGAATGCAGTATTCAACCCTCCGCATGAACAGCTGGCTTTCGAGTTACAGGAAAACGAGTTTGACCTTCCCCAGCACCTGACCGATCCGCTCCCCGAAGTCGTGGAAGCTTTGAAAAAACATACCTGCTATGAAGAGATGATACACAATTTTCCCGATATCAAAGATAAAACAGTCAAGCAGTGAAGATAAAAAACACAGATTAATCTTTCTTGTGTACACTAGCAAAAAAAATATGAAGGATCATAGATGAAAAAAATACTACTGCTTACAGCATTTTTAAGCGTGTCGCTCTTTGCACAGTTCAAGACAGTGGATGCGGATGAGTTCGCCAAACTTCAGGCAAAAGGATATCCTGTCATAGATATTCGTACTCCCGGTGAGTGGGAGCAGACAGGTATCATCAAGGGAGCACACAAGATGATGTTCTTTACACCAAACGGACAGCCGGACCTTGCAGGCTGGTTCTTTGAGCTGGGGCATTTGGTCAAAGACAAAAAAGAGCCTATTCTCATCTATTGTGCGCATGCCAACCGTACAAAGGTTCTGGGAGAAGGACTTGAACAGATGGGCTTTAAAAATGTCTACGAACTCAAAGGCGGTATAGAGAACGGCTGGATCAAAGCGGGGAAGAAGACGGTTAAACAGTAAGCGATTTTGTGGTGTGTTTTACAACCCAAGCTCATTCATGCAGGCTACACAGTAAAGTGATTCAGGCACAAGCTTGAGTCTTTCTATGGGTATATCTTCTTCACACTCTTTGCAGATGCCGTATTCGGGGGTATCGATCTTCAGGTAGGCATGCTTGAGTCTGTTCATGCGTTTTGTCGCCTCTTCATAGCGTTGAAAATGAATGCTCTGCTCCTGCTTGAAACTGATATGGGCGACCTTGTCTGATGTTCCCTCGCCTTTGGTCGGATAGATGGCAGCCCGGATCTCTTCGATCTCACTGCTGAGAGTTTGTATCTGTTCCTCGATGATCTGCTTGAATTGTTGTTTTTGTTCCGTTGTCATGTATATTTCCACTTTAAAATGTTTGATTTAAGTGTCTCGCTTAGTCGATGAATTCCACTATCTCTTCAAAAGGCAGCCTCAACTGTTCACTCTGTTCGTTGACTCTGTAGCCAAATGCGGCCATCACGGCTACCTGATATTTGGAGCTGTCTATCTCAAGCAGTTTTTCCACATTTTCTTTCTCAAAACCTTCGATGGGACAGGAGTCTATCTGTTCGTAAGCTGCTGCTGTCATCATGTTCGCCAGTGTGATGTAGGTCTGTCTCGCCGTCCAGCAGAAGGTCTTCTCATCGGTTGAAAGGGTATCGGCCAGGAAATTCCCATAGAGGTCGATATAGGCATCTATCTGTTCCTGTGGGAGAGGCCGTCTGGCAAAACGTTTTTCGGGTATGCCGCTTTGGGGCCTGACACTCTCGATGGCCGCCAGAATGACTACCAGGTCCGAACAGGTCGTGATCTGCGGCTGGTTCCAGCAAATAGGGCGCAGTTTTTCTTTCATCTCTTCATTCCTGATAACAAGGAACTTCCATGGTTCCATCCCGAAAGAGGAGGGGGAAGTACGCCCCGCTTCGAGAATATAGCGCATGGTCTCATCGGGTATCTGCTTTGTTTCGTCAAAGAGTTTGCATGCATGGCGGAATTGCATCGCTTTGGTGAAATCATTATTGATCATGATGTATCCTTATATGGTTTTGGATAGCATATAATAGTTTAGGTAAAAGTTGAATGGATATTGCCATGGAGGGAAAAAAGTTACACTAGAAGTATAGGAGAGTTTTTTATATAAAAGAAGGATGCCAGACTTTACTAAATGCTTTGACTGCATTTTTTATCTCTTCTAAAGCAAATCCGCCAAACCCCATACGCACTGCTTCAAAATCTCCACCGCTGCGTTCGTTGGCTAGGTAGATTTTGATTTTTGCTTTTTCGGCAAGCTGTTTGAACTTTTGGTAGTCAAAAGTGTTGGTTGGTTGGATGAGTATGGCAAGTCCTGCACCCTCGGCTATGATGTCACAGCTACTACCAAGGTATTTTAGAAGGGCATTTTTCATGGTTTGGTGCTTTTTTTTGTTAAGAATACGAATACGACTTATATGACGTTCCCAGTGACCTTCTGTCATGAAATGTGCCAAGGTAAGTTGGGTTGAGAGGCTCACTCTGGCAAAGTGGGCATCGTAGCTGTCTTTGTAGAGGTTGCGTATCCATGAAGGTACGACCATGTAGCCTACACGTACGGCAGGAGAGAGTGCTTTGGCAAAGGTACCCAAATAGACTACATGGTCTGCTCTGTCTACGCCTTGCAAAGAGGGGATAGGGCGGTTGTGGTAGCTAAGTTCACTGTCATAGTCATCTTCGATGATGAGACCGTCTATGGACTGCATATGCTGTATGAGTTTGAGACGATTTGCAATGGGCATAGTGGCACCTGTGGGGTACTGGTGCGTTGGGGTGATGTACACTATTTGGGCTTGACTCTGTTTAAGCTGTTCGATATCAAGACCATTTTCATCTACCCCTATGGGGTGAATGTCATAACCATACGCAGCAAACACTTTGTGGGCGATGTGATACCCCGGTATCTCTTGAGCAAAATGCCTGTAGCGTTTTTGAATGAGCTTTGCCAAAAGCTCCATGGAGTCACCAAATCCATGGGTGATGATGATATGCTTTGCATCACACGCTACACCACGGGAATTTTGCAGGTATTTGGCTATGGCATCTCTAAGTACGTACTCTCCTTGCCCATCGGGATAGGCTCCAAAGTCAACATTTTGGTCAAGTACTTTAGCAGAGATACGTTTCCATAACTTGAGTGGAAAGTCTTCTGTATGAAGCTGTGCAGGGAAAAAGTCATAGAGGTAGGATTTGTTGGGTGCATCTGTTTTACTATGTGGAATTACCTTGTCCTTTTTGTAGCTGTCAAAATAGAATTCACATACATAATACCCAGACTTGGGACGACTCTCTATATACCCTTCAGCATAGAGTTGTGAGTAGGCTGACTCTACCGTGGTTTTACTAAGGTTATAGAGTGTGACAACTTTACGTATGGAGGGGAGTTTTTCACCTATGGCGTAGTTGGAGATGATGTCTTCTTTTATCGCTTCATAGAGTTGTATATGTAGTGGTTTCTTCTCTTTTTCATCGAGTATGTACACAAACTGTCCTTATAAAATATAAATATTTTGTATCTTTACATAGGGTTAGATAGAGCATATAATACCACAAATTATCATAACTAAAATATAGGAAGACAGATGAATCCACATTTTGAAATAAAAAACAAAGAAGTAATATATGACGTATTGGATCAAGCAGCATACGGCACTTTGGCTTTGAGTGTAGATGATGTACCTTACGCTGTGCCTGTAAATTTTGTACGTATAGAGGATGACATTTACTTTCATGGTGCATTAAAAAATAAAAAGATGAAGATGTTGTCTAAGAATCCTAAAGTCTCTTTTTCTGTCGTAGAGAACTATGCACTCATAGACTCAGACTTCTCTACTACGGAAGGCTTAGCCTGTCCTGCGACACAGTTCTTTAAGTCAGTAAGTATGGACGGTGTCGTAACAGTGGTAATCAGTAGAGAAGAAAAAGCCAATGTCTTTACCTCACTCATGAAAAAACTACAACCCAAAGGTGGCTACAAACCTTTTAGTGACTCTGAGTACGACGCTGCCATCAAAGCGACAGCAGTAATGAAAATAGAAGTAACTCATATACGTTGCAAATTTAAATTTGGTCAGCATTTGAGTGAAGAGAGATTTGAAATGATAGTTTCTCATTTGCAAAAGCGTGGCACGCAGATAGACAAGAAAACGATAGAGGTGATGAAGGCTCAAAGAGGAGAAAAAAGTGGAATATAGAGTTGCAACCCTAGATGATATAGACGCAACACTCAAACTACATGCCAAGTATCAAGTAGATACTATAAACGAAGAAGACAAAAAAGATGGTTTCGTCACCACTGCATTTACAAAAGAAGAACTCACTCAGCTCATAGAACAAGAGCAGGGGCTATTCATAGCTAAAGAAGGAGAGGAAGTCTTAGCCTATGTCATGGCTGCTTCGTGGCAGTTTTGGTCTAAATGGGCGATGTTCCAGTATATGATAAATGACTTGCCTCATTTGGAGTACAAAGGTATACAGTTAAATGTAGAAAATTCCTATCAGTATGGTCCTATCTGCATAGACAAATCTATGAGAGGTACAGAGGTATTACCGAAAATATTTTATTTTGCATTAGCACACATGGCAAAACGTTACCCTATACTTGTGACCTTTGTAAACCAAATCAACCCACGCTCTTTTGAAGCACATCACCGTAAACTAGGACTTGATGTCATACAAGAGTTTGAATTTAATGGTAATAGGTATTGGGAGATGGGGTGTGAGACAAATATAAATTTTGATAAACTATGAGGAAAAATAAAATAAAGTGATAAAAATTTGGAATTTCATACCTTTCCTAAAGTTCTATATAGTGTAGACAGTGTGACAGCACTATTGCATGTAGACAATAACTGTTTTTTGTATAAACGACTAGACAATGACGTAACAAATACAGATATTATGACAGTGGCACATGCTATTGTTTATGTGATAAATGGAAGGGTTGAAATAGAAGATGATGATGGCAACCTGACAGTAGCAGAAACTGGAGAAATAATTTTTATGCCTAGAGACAGTTATGTTGTTTCTGACTATTTAAAAAATTCTCAAGATTTAGAAGTATTTTTACTCTTTTTTGATCATGAAATAGCGCTCTCTTTTTTAGGAAACAAACCCTTAAAACATCATACCGATGAAAGAGTTTGTACTTTAAAAAGTTCTAAAAATATTAACTATTTTATTGAAACACTTCAAAAAATGACATTTACCAACAAAAGTGATAAAGCATTTTTAACCCTGAAAATATTAGAATTTTTACATCTAGTTGTACAGGAGAATGAACATAAATTTATTGATACTTTATATGCATCCGAACAGTATAAACAAAAACGCAATATCTCTTCACTCATGCTTGAACATTTTGAAAAAAATCTGACAGTTTCAGACTTTGCTTCACTTTCTGGCATGAGTCTTTCTACATTTAATAAAGCGTTTAAAAAACAGCTTGGTACCACGCCAAAGCAGTGGCTTATAGAGAAAAAAATGAATCGAGCTCATGCATTGTTAAGCCAAGGAAAATCAGTTACGCAAGTGGCATTTGATGTAGGCTACTTAAATGTTTCAAACTTTATAAAAGCCTATAAGTCTTTCTATGGACAAACGCCTAAAAGTATGCAAAAAAATACAATATAACGAAAAATGACTACTTTTAACTTTTTACAGGTAGTTATATCTTTTCTTTTTTGACATAATGCATGATATTAAACTAAAAAGAACCTCTAAAGGAATCAAAATGAAACGAATTGGATTATTGCTGATAATGGTGTCAGTAAGTATGTTACAGGCAAGTGAAACAAAAGTAGAAAATGTACTCAATGGCTATATGAATGCATGGGCTGAACATAATATCAGTAAAATTGACAGCTATTATAATCAAAATGTCATTTGGTATGATTTACCATCTGATACTACAACTAAAGGTAAAAAAGAGGTTACAAAAGCCATTACTGATGCTTTTATGGCATATGTTCCTGATATGTATTGGGTCAAAACAGGTGATGTATTTGTGAGTGGCAATACTATTACTTACGAGTGGACTTATGGAGGTACATTTAGTGGTTTATGGGGTAAAACCAAGATAACAAATAAAAAATTTAGCATCAAAGGTATCAGTACGACAACAGTAGATGAGAATGGTAAGATTATAGCCCAAAAAGATTACTATGATTTGTACGGGTTTCAGACGCAGCTAGGGTTGTAATATATGATGTTATATGAATTTAAGTAGTAATCTACTACACTTTCACTAACAAAATAAAGGAGAGCATAATGAAAATATTTTCATATACAACACAAATCACTCAAAGATTTTCTGCTCTTCTGCTCTCTTTTTTCCTGCTTAGCCTCTAAGCAATTTACTTAAATTTTATAGATTCCTTGATTGGATGACCAGCTTAGATTGGCTGTGTATGCGATATGTTTCTGTATCTTTTTTATGGATTCATTTTTCTATTGCATATTAAATTATTGGTGTTGTAAGGGTACAACACCCTACGAAAAAAAGAGAAAATTATGACAAAAACCGCATTAATTATTGTAGATATGCAAAACGATTTTGTTTTGCCAAATGCTCCACACTGTATAGAAGGAGCTGTACCGATTATACCAAATATACAAAAAGTACTTTATACATTTAGAGAGAAGTTATTACCTGTATTCCATGTCTATAGAGAATATAGAGCAGATGGAAGTGATATTGAAAAAACGAGATTAGATGATTTTTTAGGTGGTAC
Coding sequences:
- a CDS encoding AAA family ATPase, whose translation is MKQQTALNILKSGKNVFMTGSAGTGKTYLLNEYTQYLKERRVYPTIVAPTGIAASHLGGQTIHSFFALGIRESIDEGYVEFLLDKKYLKSRFSKLDVLIIDEVSMISPELFSSMDLILRGFKGTDVPFGGVQVVISGDFFQLPPVSKEPKEKRFAWQSPVWKALDLQTCYLEEKFRQDDAQLIQILDDIRSGTISKNSEKMLDARIEKALPSHFNPTKLYTHNVDVDRINLSELEKLEGEEKLFVYESKGSQKNIEKIFKSSLVMEELTLKKGAVVIFIKNNPEAGYINGTTGTVESFSPIDNMPIVRTTEGKKIKLDLEEWSLENDSGKVLATVSQVPLRLAWAITVHKSQGMTLDAAEMDLSKTFEAGQGYVALSRIKSIEGLRLMGLNPMALRVDPLILHVDGRIKAASQKAEERIESLSPEVLEKTFDDHITRLGGIVSKEKIAEEKQKIKEGKPSHSAYVTPTHIKTKNLIKKSNTLMKLAQNRGLGKGTIVQHLGLIKEEEPEFDLEKYRPKDEIFTRVEDAALKLKTKNLKENFSDNGRLKLKPVFDALNGEVCYDDIRVCMLFLESNYRYNALK
- a CDS encoding PepSY-associated TM helix domain-containing protein; its protein translation is MVKLFKLHKFFGLLVGLFLLVLGLTGFFINNRQWNFLYTTTVRNVPNTTLMEDKKLFEAYWIDSEDTDHIIVGGKRGIFETFDEGETYSQMTDLQCLAIKTDANASYAATSDGIYVLKDNKWSLYALQGNYVNALAVTDKYLLASIDKHRLLLIKRDDASVVSDTVVKIDASQLQDDITLKKLIKDLHFGRGLLNGKLSALLNDYGALALIFLSLSGYLIWWYIHLKKKAEMSRKLIKWHANSVVVLAFIPLTILAVTGIFLNHSGGLKKFMTETVVPHSVLPPVYSSLTSDICSVDFDGTTYRIGNRYGVYKSTDLKSWKQETKGFAYRMARIDGVLYVSVKDGSNRFYDGVWKTLEDVPYTFKDAYDYDDEVKFFTYKHYEGMMPEFEDATLFSTLRTIHGGVFVAPWWKWINDFVAIALLILGFTGISRWIHKKRLFSKRTSKQE
- a CDS encoding methyltransferase family protein, whose translation is MDSQKKTVFKKNVKAGMMEHKTDKWLIFLYGVFAYIVGLTGQIWFILYISDWNVVSNNVDMPQEISLGTALLIDIALILLFGLQHSGMARRGFKRMVTRMIPKVSERSTYVLLSGVVFIVICLYYQPIDGYVWKVEIGWLKWLLEAGFVFGWGLSVYASFIINHFELFGLQQVYFYLTGKEAKPITFKEKHLYRYLRHPIQLGVLMGMWFSPAMSYGHLVLSIGFTIYIFIGLYFEEKDLVKELGEAYVNYKKRVRMMWPVRRK
- a CDS encoding transglutaminase-like domain-containing protein, with product MKEYLKETPLVNYSDERIKALATQLAEGGKSDDEVAKRCFEYVRDQIRHSGDAKDELTTYRASDVLKHGTGWCYAKAILLAALLRANGIPTAFCYQRLSCSEYVEDVYCLHGLNAIYLKDHGWYRVDARGNKEGVNAVFNPPHEQLAFELQENEFDLPQHLTDPLPEVVEALKKHTCYEEMIHNFPDIKDKTVKQ
- a CDS encoding rhodanese-like domain-containing protein produces the protein MKKILLLTAFLSVSLFAQFKTVDADEFAKLQAKGYPVIDIRTPGEWEQTGIIKGAHKMMFFTPNGQPDLAGWFFELGHLVKDKKEPILIYCAHANRTKVLGEGLEQMGFKNVYELKGGIENGWIKAGKKTVKQ
- a CDS encoding TraR/DksA family transcriptional regulator; translation: MTTEQKQQFKQIIEEQIQTLSSEIEEIRAAIYPTKGEGTSDKVAHISFKQEQSIHFQRYEEATKRMNRLKHAYLKIDTPEYGICKECEEDIPIERLKLVPESLYCVACMNELGL
- a CDS encoding NAD(P)H-dependent oxidoreductase, yielding MNNDFTKAMQFRHACKLFDETKQIPDETMRYILEAGRTSPSSFGMEPWKFLVIRNEEMKEKLRPICWNQPQITTCSDLVVILAAIESVRPQSGIPEKRFARRPLPQEQIDAYIDLYGNFLADTLSTDEKTFCWTARQTYITLANMMTAAAYEQIDSCPIEGFEKENVEKLLEIDSSKYQVAVMAAFGYRVNEQSEQLRLPFEEIVEFID
- a CDS encoding PLP-dependent aminotransferase family protein, translated to MYILDEKEKKPLHIQLYEAIKEDIISNYAIGEKLPSIRKVVTLYNLSKTTVESAYSQLYAEGYIESRPKSGYYVCEFYFDSYKKDKVIPHSKTDAPNKSYLYDFFPAQLHTEDFPLKLWKRISAKVLDQNVDFGAYPDGQGEYVLRDAIAKYLQNSRGVACDAKHIIITHGFGDSMELLAKLIQKRYRHFAQEIPGYHIAHKVFAAYGYDIHPIGVDENGLDIEQLKQSQAQIVYITPTHQYPTGATMPIANRLKLIQHMQSIDGLIIEDDYDSELSYHNRPIPSLQGVDRADHVVYLGTFAKALSPAVRVGYMVVPSWIRNLYKDSYDAHFARVSLSTQLTLAHFMTEGHWERHISRIRILNKKKHQTMKNALLKYLGSSCDIIAEGAGLAILIQPTNTFDYQKFKQLAEKAKIKIYLANERSGGDFEAVRMGFGGFALEEIKNAVKAFSKVWHPSFI
- a CDS encoding pyridoxamine 5'-phosphate oxidase family protein, which codes for MNPHFEIKNKEVIYDVLDQAAYGTLALSVDDVPYAVPVNFVRIEDDIYFHGALKNKKMKMLSKNPKVSFSVVENYALIDSDFSTTEGLACPATQFFKSVSMDGVVTVVISREEKANVFTSLMKKLQPKGGYKPFSDSEYDAAIKATAVMKIEVTHIRCKFKFGQHLSEERFEMIVSHLQKRGTQIDKKTIEVMKAQRGEKSGI
- a CDS encoding GNAT family acetyltransferase; this encodes MEYRVATLDDIDATLKLHAKYQVDTINEEDKKDGFVTTAFTKEELTQLIEQEQGLFIAKEGEEVLAYVMAASWQFWSKWAMFQYMINDLPHLEYKGIQLNVENSYQYGPICIDKSMRGTEVLPKIFYFALAHMAKRYPILVTFVNQINPRSFEAHHRKLGLDVIQEFEFNGNRYWEMGCETNINFDKL
- a CDS encoding AraC family transcriptional regulator; translation: MTVAHAIVYVINGRVEIEDDDGNLTVAETGEIIFMPRDSYVVSDYLKNSQDLEVFLLFFDHEIALSFLGNKPLKHHTDERVCTLKSSKNINYFIETLQKMTFTNKSDKAFLTLKILEFLHLVVQENEHKFIDTLYASEQYKQKRNISSLMLEHFEKNLTVSDFASLSGMSLSTFNKAFKKQLGTTPKQWLIEKKMNRAHALLSQGKSVTQVAFDVGYLNVSNFIKAYKSFYGQTPKSMQKNTI
- a CDS encoding ester cyclase, which produces MKRIGLLLIMVSVSMLQASETKVENVLNGYMNAWAEHNISKIDSYYNQNVIWYDLPSDTTTKGKKEVTKAITDAFMAYVPDMYWVKTGDVFVSGNTITYEWTYGGTFSGLWGKTKITNKKFSIKGISTTTVDENGKIIAQKDYYDLYGFQTQLGL